One stretch of Equus caballus isolate H_3958 breed thoroughbred chromosome 24, TB-T2T, whole genome shotgun sequence DNA includes these proteins:
- the TMEM229B gene encoding transmembrane protein 229B isoform X2, whose translation MAKLSAVVRGELGAEPAPVGAMASAEPLTALSRWYLYAIHGYFCEVMFTAAWEFVVNLNWKFPGVTSVWALFIYGTSILIVERMYLRLRGRCPLLVRCLIYTLWTYLWEFTTGYILRQFNACPWDYSQFDFDFMGLITLEYAVPWFCGALIVEQFVIRNTLRLRFDKDAEPGEPGGPLALANGHVKTD comes from the exons ATGGCAAAGCTGAGTGCTGTCGTCCGAGGTGAACTGGGTGCAGAG CCGGCCCCAGTCGGTGCCATGGCTTCAGCCGAGCCCCTGACGGCGCTGTCCCGCTGGTATCTGTACGCCATCCATGGCTACTTCTGCGAGGTGATGTTCACGGCAGCCTGGGAGTTCGTGGTGAACTTGAACTGGAAGTTCCCGGGGGTCACGAGCGTGTGGGCGCTCTTCATCTACGGCACCTCCATCCTCATCGTGGAGCGCATGTACCTGCGCCTGCGGGGCCGCTGCCCGCTGCTGGTGCGCTGCCTCATCTACACGCTCTGGACCTACCTGTGGGAGTTCACCACCGGCTACATCCTGCGTCAGTTCAACGCCTGCCCCTGGGACTACTCCCAGTTCGACTTTGACTTCATGGGCCTCATCACCCTGGAGTACGCCGTGCCCTGGTTCTGCGGGGCCCTCATCGTGGAGCAGTTCGTCATCCGCAACACCCTGCGCCTCCGCTTTGACAAGGATGCAGAGCCCGGGGAGCCAGGCGGCCCCTTGGCCCTGGCCAACGGCCACGTTAAGACTGACTGA
- the TMEM229B gene encoding transmembrane protein 229B isoform X3 — MASAEPLTALSRWYLYAIHGYFCEVMFTAAWEFVVNLNWKFPGVTSVWALFIYGTSILIVERMYLRLRGRCPLLVRCLIYTLWTYLWEFTTGYILRQFNACPWDYSQFDFDFMGLITLEYAVPWFCGALIVEQFVIRNTLRLRFDKDAEPGEPGGPLALANGHVKTD; from the coding sequence ATGGCTTCAGCCGAGCCCCTGACGGCGCTGTCCCGCTGGTATCTGTACGCCATCCATGGCTACTTCTGCGAGGTGATGTTCACGGCAGCCTGGGAGTTCGTGGTGAACTTGAACTGGAAGTTCCCGGGGGTCACGAGCGTGTGGGCGCTCTTCATCTACGGCACCTCCATCCTCATCGTGGAGCGCATGTACCTGCGCCTGCGGGGCCGCTGCCCGCTGCTGGTGCGCTGCCTCATCTACACGCTCTGGACCTACCTGTGGGAGTTCACCACCGGCTACATCCTGCGTCAGTTCAACGCCTGCCCCTGGGACTACTCCCAGTTCGACTTTGACTTCATGGGCCTCATCACCCTGGAGTACGCCGTGCCCTGGTTCTGCGGGGCCCTCATCGTGGAGCAGTTCGTCATCCGCAACACCCTGCGCCTCCGCTTTGACAAGGATGCAGAGCCCGGGGAGCCAGGCGGCCCCTTGGCCCTGGCCAACGGCCACGTTAAGACTGACTGA
- the TMEM229B gene encoding transmembrane protein 229B isoform X1, with the protein MMASRAIGWGWKGTPGSKNSDVKIQRTGSEAEPAPVGAMASAEPLTALSRWYLYAIHGYFCEVMFTAAWEFVVNLNWKFPGVTSVWALFIYGTSILIVERMYLRLRGRCPLLVRCLIYTLWTYLWEFTTGYILRQFNACPWDYSQFDFDFMGLITLEYAVPWFCGALIVEQFVIRNTLRLRFDKDAEPGEPGGPLALANGHVKTD; encoded by the exons ATGATGGCCTCACGGGCCATAGGCTGGGGGTGGAAGGGCACCCCAGGTAGCAAAAACAGCGATGTAAAGATCCAGAGGACAGGATCCGAGGCAGAG CCGGCCCCAGTCGGTGCCATGGCTTCAGCCGAGCCCCTGACGGCGCTGTCCCGCTGGTATCTGTACGCCATCCATGGCTACTTCTGCGAGGTGATGTTCACGGCAGCCTGGGAGTTCGTGGTGAACTTGAACTGGAAGTTCCCGGGGGTCACGAGCGTGTGGGCGCTCTTCATCTACGGCACCTCCATCCTCATCGTGGAGCGCATGTACCTGCGCCTGCGGGGCCGCTGCCCGCTGCTGGTGCGCTGCCTCATCTACACGCTCTGGACCTACCTGTGGGAGTTCACCACCGGCTACATCCTGCGTCAGTTCAACGCCTGCCCCTGGGACTACTCCCAGTTCGACTTTGACTTCATGGGCCTCATCACCCTGGAGTACGCCGTGCCCTGGTTCTGCGGGGCCCTCATCGTGGAGCAGTTCGTCATCCGCAACACCCTGCGCCTCCGCTTTGACAAGGATGCAGAGCCCGGGGAGCCAGGCGGCCCCTTGGCCCTGGCCAACGGCCACGTTAAGACTGACTGA